The Erpetoichthys calabaricus chromosome 13, fErpCal1.3, whole genome shotgun sequence genome has a window encoding:
- the LOC114663794 gene encoding jerky protein homolog-like translates to MISREFGVPESTLRGWIKDENKLRTFLDELDEGGLRCKRARTAKDPELDKATFNAFCEARNNGIPISGPVIQAQAEKLYKEIHGPNADPEFTVSSGWLKRWKQRHGISQVKINGEIKSADTVAAEEFIPKFKQFIEEQQLTEEMIYNADETGLYYKILPDRTLAMKKDKTSKEGYKQIKDRVTMLFCCNWTGHHKLTPLCIGKFGSPRCFHNINMSSLPLDYDHSKNAWMTAAIFEKWFHQTFFLDVRRHLRSKGMEPRACLLLDNCPAHPPAETLKSRDGKIFVYYLPKNTTSKIQPLDQGIISVLKANYRREMIKSMVEEDKSVPMFLKTVRIKEALYLSESAWGAIKPETIQNCWTKALGGPITENPTTVEEDEDEDFLGFSPEEVWEAEQKLMSAVHSNVPVQEILAAWSTIDDDVPIASSILAEENHNEDEEEEDPVPVPPTRTADDAVKGLEVALEYYERVGDKVKTLQLKSLIRDAKMRASRNKKQADITSYFTKK, encoded by the exons ATGA TAAGCAGAGAGTTTGGGGTACCTGAGTCAACACTACGCGGATGGatcaaagatgaaaacaaattaagaacaTTTCTTGATGAGCTTGATGAAGGTGGTTTAAGATGCAAGAGAGCCAGAACAGCAAAAGATCCAGAATTAGACAAagcaacttttaatgcattttgtgagGCTAGAAACAATGGTATCCCTATTTCTGGTCCAGTAATCCAAGCGCAGGCAGAAAAATTATACAAGGAAATTCATGGTCCCAATGCAGATCCTGAGTTTACAGTTTCAAGTGGCTGGTTGAAAAGGTGGAAACAGCGACACGGCATTTCACAAGTAAAGATCAATGGCGAGATTAAGTCAGCAGACACTGTAGCAGCAGAAGAGTTCATTCCCAAATTTAAACAAttcatagaagaacagcagctaaCAGAAGAGATGATTTACAACGCTGATGAAACGGGCCTTTACTACAAAATACTGCCTGATAGGACTTTAGCCATGAAGAAAGACAAGACTAGCAAAGAAGGTTATAAACAGATCAAAGACAGGGTGACAATGTTATTTTGCTGTAACTGGACGGGTCATCACAAGCTAACACCTCTTTGTATTGGCAAGTTTGGATCCCCAAGATGTTTCCACAACATCAACATGTCATCATTACCACTGGACTACGATCACAGCAAGAATGCCTGGATGACAGCAGCAATTTTTGAGAAGTGGTTTCACCAGACGTTCTTCCTTGATGTCCGTAGGCACCTTAGAAGCAAGGGAATGGAACCACGAGCATGTCTACTTCTAGACAACTGTCCAGCCCACCCCCCTGCAGAGACGTTGAAGTCCAGAGATGGCAAGATTTTCGTTTATTACCTTCCAAAGAATACAACGTCCAAGATTCAGCCCCTAGATCAAGGCATCATTTCTGTGTTAAAGGCCAATTATAGACGGGAGATGATAAAGTCCATGGTTGAAGAAGATAAGAGTGTCCCTATGTTCCTGAAGACTGTAAGAATTAAAGAAGCACTGTATTTGTCTGAGTCAGCCTGGGGAGCAATCAAGCCTGAAACAATTCAAAATTGTTGGACTAAAGCCCTTGGAGGTCCCATCACAGAGAACCCCACTACTgttgaagaagatgaagatgaagacttCCTAGGTTTCAGTCCAGAAGAAGTATGGGAGGCAGAACAGAAGTTGATGTCGGCTGTCCACTCAAATGTACCAGTACAAGAAATCCTTGCAGCATGGTCCACCATAGATGATGACGTCCCAATAGCATCCTCCATTTTAGCTGAAGAAAACCacaatgaagatgaagaagaagaagatcctgtCCCAGTACCTCCAACTAGAACCGCTGATGATGCAGTTAAAGGACTTGAAGTGGCCTTAGAGTACTACGAGCGTGTGGGGGATAAAGTAAAGACACTACAGCTGAAGTCTCTCATAAGAGATGCTAAGATGAGAGCTTCTAGGAACAAGAAGCAAGCTGACATCACCTCgtattttactaaaaaataa